The Thermomonospora curvata DSM 43183 DNA segment ACCACCCCGAACTGGCCGCCCACCTGCGCCGCTCCGTCTCCACCGGCACCGCCTGCGCCTACCGCCCCGACCAGCAGGTCACCTGGCGCCTGTAGCGGATGCGGGCGGCGCAAGCCACCGGTCCGGCGGCATTCGGGGCACGCCGATTCGAGAGGTCCGTAGGGGGCCGGTCCTGGAAGCGGTCACGCGGGGTTCACCGAGGCACGGTGACGCTCGCAGTGCGCGGACCGCCCGGCAGGACGTCGCCGGATGCGGCCGGGCCGGCCGTTTCAGCTTGGCCGTCCGGACGTTTTCAGCGGACTTTGCCGGCCTGTTCTCGGCGGCTTGACTTGGAGTGCGCTCTAAGCGGAAGGCTGGACGCATGGACGAGGGGCTGACCATCGCCGAGGTCGCCGCGCGGACCGGTCTGAGCGCGCACACGCTGCGCTACTACGAGCGGGTGGGGCTGCTGAAGGCGCCGGCCCGCTCGGTCAACGGGCATCGCCGTTACCAGGCACGCGACCTGGAACGCATCCACCTGATCACCCGGTTGCGCGCCACCGGGATGCCGATCGCCGACATGCGGCGCTACTTCGCGCTGGTGGACATCGGCCCGCACACCGTGTCCGAGCGCAAGAGGCTGCTGCTGGAGCACCGGGCTCGGGTGGTGGAACAGATCAGGCAGCTGGACGCGGACCTCGCCCTCATCGATCAGAAGATCTCCAAGTACGAGCGACGCGAGGACGGCATGATGACGAGCACGCGCACGCTGGGCCGGGGGCTGGTCAGTTCGTCGCTGGGCCTGGGCTGCATGGGCATGAGCGACTTCTATGGGCCCGGCGACGAGAGCGAGGCGGTGGCGACCATCCACCGGGCGCTGGACCTGGGCATCACCCACCTGGACACCTCCGACATGTACGGGCCGTTCACCAACGAGCAACTGGTGGGCAAGGCCATCAAGGGACGCCGGGAGGAGGTGCTGCTGGCCACCAAGTTCGGCATCGAACGCCTGCCGGACGGCACGCGGGTCGGCGTCAACGGCCGCCCCGAATACGTGCGCAAATGCTGCGACGCCTCACTGCAGCGGCTGGGCGTGGACCACATCGACTTGTACTACCAGCACCGGGTGGACCCGTCGGTGCCCATCGAGGAGACCTGGGGCGCGCTGGCCGAACTGGTGCAGGCGGGCAAGGTGCGGCACCTGGGGATCTCCGAGGCGACCCCGCAGACGCTGCGCCGCGCCCACGCGGTGCACCCCATCACCGCCGGCCAGTACGAGTACTCGCTGTTCACCCGGGATCTGGAACAGGACGTCCTGCCGACGCTGCGGGAGCTGGGCATCGGCCTGGTGGCCTACAGCCCGCTGGGACGGGGCCTGCTGACCGGTGCGATCACCAGCCGGGACCAGCTGGCCGACGGCGACTTCCGCGCCGGCAACCCGCGCTTCCAGGAGGGCAACTTCGAACGGAACCTGGCGCTGGCCCAGCGGGTCCGGCAGATGGCCGAGGCCAAGGGCGTCACGGCGGCCCAGCTGGCGCTGGCGTGGGTGCTGGCCCGGGGCGAGGACATCGTCCCGATCCCCGGCACCAAGCGCCGCAGCCGCCTGGAGGAGAACGCCGCCGCCCGCGACATCGAACTGACCCGCGAGGACCTGGCCGCCCTGGAGGAGGCCGTCCCCGCCGACGCGGTGGCCGGCGACCGCTACCCCGACATGCGCACCGTCCGCCACTGACCGGCGGAGCCGTGGACGGCCACAGCAAAGAACGCCCGGCGTCCCCGCGGACGCCGGGCGTTCTCCGATCGGGCTACCTGCGGTTGTACAGCCGCATGGTCAGCGTCCCGAAGACCGCGGTCAGCACCCCGCCGGCGGCCAGGGTCCAGACGATCTCACCGCCGTCCACCCGGCCCGCCATCAGGCCGCGGACCGCCGCGACCAGGTGGGTGATGGGGTTGACGTCCACGAAGACCTGCAGCCAGCCGGGCATGGTCTGCGGGTCGACCAGGATGTTGGACAAAAAGGTCAGCGGGAACAGCACCAGCATGCTGACGCCCATCACCGCCTTGTCGGTGCGCAGCAGCAGCCCGAACATCGTCCACATCCACGACAGGGCGAAGGAGAAGGCCACCAGCAGCGCCATCCCGGCCAGCACCCCGGCGGGGCCGCCGCCGGGCCGGAAGCCCAGGATCAGCCCGAGCACGAGGATCACCGCCGCGCCCATGGAGTAGCGGAACATGTCGCCCAGCAGGTAGCCGACCATGGGCGCCGGGCGCCACATGGGGATGCTGCGGAAGCGGTCGAAGACGCCCTTGGAGACGTCGAGGTTGAGCGAGGTCCCGGTGTACATGGAGGTCATGACCACGCTCATCACCATGATCCCCGGCAGCAGGTACTGCAGGTACTCCCGCGGGGAGCCGGCCAGCGCGCCCCCGAACAGGTAGGTGAACATCAGCGTCATCATGATCGGGAACGCGGTGACGTCGAACAGCTGCTCGGGCACGTGCTTGATCTTCAGCATGGCCCGCCAGCCGAAGGTCAGCGAGGACGACAGCGCGCTGGGCCGGGGCGGGCGCGCGCCCCGCGACAGCACGGCGGCGATGGTCTCCGGCGCGGGGGAGTAATCCGGGGTCACGGCGGTGCCGGCGGTCACTCGGCCACCTCCTTGTCGGTCTGCTCGGCGGTGTCGGCGGGATGGCCGGTGAGGGCCAGGAACACCTCGTCCAGGCTGGGCTGGCCGAGGGAGAAGTCGTCCACGACGACGCCGGCGGCGTCCAGTTCCGCCAGCGCGCGGGACGCCTGCACCGAGGCGCGGGCGTCGCCGTTCATGATCCGGGCGGTCAGCGCCACCGGGTCGGCCTCCAGCTGCACCTCGGTCTCCAGCGCCCGCGCCAGCACCCGGCGGGCCTGCTCGCGCTGCCGGCGGTCGCGCAGCCGGACGTGCACCGAGCCGGCGCCCACCGACGACTTCAGCTCGCCCGGGGTGCCCTCGGCGATCACCTTGCCGCGGTCGATCACCGCGATCCGGTCGGCCAGCCGGTCGGCCTCCTCCAGGTACTGGGTGGTCAGCAGCACGGTGGTGCCGTGCGCCACCACCGCGCGCACGATGTCCCAGACCTGGTTGCGGCTGCGCGGGTCCAGCCCGGTGGTGGGCTCGTCCAAAAACAGCAGGTCGGGGGTGTTGAGGATGCTGGCGGCGATGTCCAGGCGGCGGCGCATCCCGCCGGAGTAGTGCTTGACCTGCCGGTCGGCGGCCTCGGTCAGCCCGAACGCCTCCAGCAGCGATGCCGCCCGCTCCCGCGCCGCCGCCTTGCGGTACCCCAGCAGCCGGCCCAGCAGCACCAGGTTCTCGGTGCCGGTCAGATCCTCGTCCACCGAGGCGTACTGGCCGGTCAGGCTGACGCGGGAGCGCACCGCGTCGGCCTCGCGCACCACGTCGTGGCCGAACACCCGGGCCGTTCCGCCGTCCGGGCGCAGCAGCGTGGCCAGCATCCGCACCGTGGTGGTCTTGCCCGCGCCGTTGGGCCCCAGCACGCCATAGACGGTGCCGGCGGGCACCACCAGGTCGATGCCGTCCACCGCGCGGGTGCCGCCGAACGTCTTGACCAGGCGTGAGGTCTCGATCGCCGGCACGGCGGACCGCTCGCCCGCGGCCGTGGCGCCCTCCTGATGGGTGCTTGTCGTCATCGGGTCTTCCTCGTCTCGGGTTCAGCAGACATAGGGGCGCGCGGCCCGGGCCTCGCGCAGCGCCAGGCCCCACCACACGAGCTGGTCGAGCATGGCCGCGGCGTCGTGCTCCGGGCCGTTTCGAGCGGGATCGCCGCCGCGCAGGTCGATGTGCACGGCGCTGCACATCGACACCATGTGCAGCCCGGTGAAGACCGAACGCAGCTGTTCGGCGGCGTGCAGCCCGGCGGACCGGTAGCCGTAGGAGACCAGGCCGACCGGTTTGGCCAGCCACTCGTCGTACACGCAGTCGATCGCCTGTTTGAGGGAGGCGGGAAAACTGCGGTTGTACTCCGGTGTCACCACCACGAACCCCTCGGCCCGTCCGATCAGCTCGGCGAAGCCGGTCATCTGCGGGGTGGCCGCCCCGGGCAGGCGGGCGGGCAGATCGTGCTCGGCCAGATCGACCACCTGCACCGCGATGTCGGCGCGTCGCTCGGCCAGGCCGGTGAACCAGCGCCGGATGCCGTCCCCGATCCGGCCCTCCCGGGTGCTGCCCACGATGACCGCGACCCGCAGCGGACCGCCGCCTTCGTCCAGGACCATCGGGCTCGCCTCCTCACCGCTCGGGCCCCTCACCCCGAAGGCGCGAGATCCGGCCGCCCTCCCGCTAGATGCGATCTAGCGGCCCCTGCCCGCCCGCCGGATGCCGCCGTCCCGGGTTTGAGGACGCCATGCCCCGTACGGGGCGATGCACCCGGCTCTTCCCAGGCTTAAGGCCGCGCGGCGAGAAGCTCATTCGGCGCGCTGCCCGGGAACGACCGGCTCCTGGGCCTGGGCACCGGTCCCCCGATAGCGGACGACACCCACGAGATCGTCCGGCCCGAGTCGATGCCGCACGCGGTTCTGTCAGGTCGCCTCGGCGGCGGGGCGGAGGGTGTTGTCCGGTGCGTCCAGCCAGATCGCCTGGCCTTTGGGGGTGACGGTGATGCCGAAGCGGTCTCGGCCGGGGCGTCCCCACTCCAGCCAGCGGAAGAAGATGTCCTCGACCTCGCTCCACAGGGCGCGGGGGCCGTACTGCAGGACGGTCGTCTCTCCGCTGCGCTCACGGGTGATCTGCGCCCCGCAGTCGGTCGTCCACAGCCATGCCTTGAAGTCGCCCTCGGCCGTGGTGACCCTGCTCGCCCCAAGATCGGGAAGCAGCCCGGCGATGGCGATGTCCAGGCCGGCGGAGGCGTGGAAGATCCTGCGGGGGTCGACCTGCGCGGTGCCCTCTTGGATCTCGCTCTGCGGACCGCCGTCGTCGGGCGGTCGCTGTGACCGCAGCCGCATGTAGGCGCACCCGCCGTGGAAACGGCCGATCGCGGTGCCGTCACGTCCCACCGTCAACCGCACCTGGTGACCGCCCTCGTACCACGGCATCCAGGGGAAGACGATGACACCGCCCGGACGGGTCTGCCGCACCCATGCGTGCGGGACGGTGACCACTCCGCAGGTGACGTGGACGCAGTCGAAGGGAGCACCGTCCGGATCTCCCTCGGCGCCATCGCCGACCAGCACCCGCACGTCGCGTCCGGTGGCCTTCAGGTTCGCCGCCGCCCGCTCGGCGATCTGGGCGTCCACCTCGATCGTGGTGACCTGCACACCGGGACGGGAGGCCAGCAGCGCCGCGGTCCACCCCGTCCCGGTGCCGATCTCCAGGACGCGGTCACCGTCGAACGGGTCCAGCAGCTCCAGGAACGTGGTGACGATGCCGGGCGCCGACAACGACGAGGACGCGCTGCCCCGGCCCGTGCCCGGATCGGTGGCCCCGTCATCGGCCTGGGTGATGATCGGCTGGTCGGCATAGGCGGCCTCCCACCAGCCGTCCGGGTCGGCGGCCAGGTCGATGCGGCGGCCGGACCCGTCCGGACCCTGTGCCCATGCGACCGGCGGGACGAACAGGTGCCGCGGCACCGCGTGCAGAGCCTGCCGCCATACCGGGTCGCTGAGCTGCCCGGTCGCCTCGAGCAGATCGGCCAGCCGGTCGATCCGTTCGGCGAAGTCGATCATTTCTCCCGCTTCCCGCCGCCCTGGGTCTGGGCGTCCCCCTGTTCTCTGGTGGGAGGCTTCGGCTCGAAGGGCTTGTCCTTCTTCGGTCCGCCCTCATGCTTGCCCATCGTCTGTGCTCCCTTCGATGTATTCGGTCGGAGTCCTGCCGAGCACGGCCCACCGGCGCACTTGCCGGGGCGACCGCTCCGCGACCGGCACGTCCCAGTGGACGGGCTCTGCTTCGGCGGCGGCAATGCGCTGTGCGATCACGCCGTCCCCAGCGAGAACAGGACTTCGATCCGCCGCCGGATGCCGCGTCCGTCCCGGGCCGCCGCTCGCCGGGGAGGAGGGCTCGCCCACCGGCTGGAGCCGGGCGGCATGAGTCGAAGGCCTTCTTGCCGGCCGGGACCTCTGAGGGCGAATGGCGTGGAGTGCTCCCGTCGGTTGGACCGGGCGGTCGCATACCGGGGAGCCGGTGGGCCGCTCTCTCGTCCAGGGCTTCGAGAAGGGGAGACGACGGCGCAGGGTGGGGACGTCCACTCGGCCGCTGCACCGGCCCCGGCCTCATCCGGCACAGTGCGCAGGGGAGGCGGCGGCACCGCGTGGGAGATCATCTGCGGGCATCGGTCGGCGCCTTGGCGGACGAGCCCGTCCGCCGAGGCGCTTTGGAGCAGTTCGACGGCTCGCGCACCGCCCGGCATGGCCCACCAGTGCCCCGTCCTGCTGCCGTACCAGATCGTCACCCCGGGGAACCGGGCCTGCAGCGCCCGGAGCGGTTCTCGCACCGCCTCCGGAATCCGCGCAGGGTCCGATAGGTTCGTCATCAGCCACGCTCCGGTCGTGGTCAGGCCTCGGAGCACGGTGCGTCACCACCGTCCGGGGCCGCTTCATCTACAGATGCCATCTGCCGGGGCCATCGCGGGGAATCTTGCTGTCACCGCCCCGGCACTTTCAGTGAATCAATGCCGTATGGCACACCCCAGGGGCATCATGAAAAGCACATGGGAGCAGACCGGAGCAGGTCCCCCGGAGGTGTGCCATGCCCCAGGCCCGTCATCGGACGCTGGGTGCCCGGCTGCGGGCGGAGCGGGAGCGCCGCCGGTGGACCAAACCGGAGATGGCCCGCCGTTTGCGCGAGGCCATCCCCGATCAGCAGCGGCCCGACCTCGACACGGTGCTCTCCTACGTCAAGCGCTGGGAGGCGGGCAAGGTCAGCGTCAGCGAGCGCTACCGCTTCGCCTACGCCACCGCCTTCGACATGGACCTAGACGAGCTGTTCGGCCCCGGGCAGGGTGCTCGACCGGCCGTGCCGGGCGTTCCGGTCGATCCATTCGGCGTGATCT contains these protein-coding regions:
- a CDS encoding aldo/keto reductase is translated as MDEGLTIAEVAARTGLSAHTLRYYERVGLLKAPARSVNGHRRYQARDLERIHLITRLRATGMPIADMRRYFALVDIGPHTVSERKRLLLEHRARVVEQIRQLDADLALIDQKISKYERREDGMMTSTRTLGRGLVSSSLGLGCMGMSDFYGPGDESEAVATIHRALDLGITHLDTSDMYGPFTNEQLVGKAIKGRREEVLLATKFGIERLPDGTRVGVNGRPEYVRKCCDASLQRLGVDHIDLYYQHRVDPSVPIEETWGALAELVQAGKVRHLGISEATPQTLRRAHAVHPITAGQYEYSLFTRDLEQDVLPTLRELGIGLVAYSPLGRGLLTGAITSRDQLADGDFRAGNPRFQEGNFERNLALAQRVRQMAEAKGVTAAQLALAWVLARGEDIVPIPGTKRRSRLEENAAARDIELTREDLAALEEAVPADAVAGDRYPDMRTVRH
- a CDS encoding ABC transporter permease; this encodes MTAGTAVTPDYSPAPETIAAVLSRGARPPRPSALSSSLTFGWRAMLKIKHVPEQLFDVTAFPIMMTLMFTYLFGGALAGSPREYLQYLLPGIMVMSVVMTSMYTGTSLNLDVSKGVFDRFRSIPMWRPAPMVGYLLGDMFRYSMGAAVILVLGLILGFRPGGGPAGVLAGMALLVAFSFALSWMWTMFGLLLRTDKAVMGVSMLVLFPLTFLSNILVDPQTMPGWLQVFVDVNPITHLVAAVRGLMAGRVDGGEIVWTLAAGGVLTAVFGTLTMRLYNRR
- a CDS encoding daunorubicin/doxorubicin resistance ABC transporter ATP-binding protein DrrA; this encodes MTTSTHQEGATAAGERSAVPAIETSRLVKTFGGTRAVDGIDLVVPAGTVYGVLGPNGAGKTTTVRMLATLLRPDGGTARVFGHDVVREADAVRSRVSLTGQYASVDEDLTGTENLVLLGRLLGYRKAAARERAASLLEAFGLTEAADRQVKHYSGGMRRRLDIAASILNTPDLLFLDEPTTGLDPRSRNQVWDIVRAVVAHGTTVLLTTQYLEEADRLADRIAVIDRGKVIAEGTPGELKSSVGAGSVHVRLRDRRQREQARRVLARALETEVQLEADPVALTARIMNGDARASVQASRALAELDAAGVVVDDFSLGQPSLDEVFLALTGHPADTAEQTDKEVAE
- a CDS encoding NADPH-dependent FMN reductase, which translates into the protein MVLDEGGGPLRVAVIVGSTREGRIGDGIRRWFTGLAERRADIAVQVVDLAEHDLPARLPGAATPQMTGFAELIGRAEGFVVVTPEYNRSFPASLKQAIDCVYDEWLAKPVGLVSYGYRSAGLHAAEQLRSVFTGLHMVSMCSAVHIDLRGGDPARNGPEHDAAAMLDQLVWWGLALREARAARPYVC
- a CDS encoding methyltransferase domain-containing protein; the protein is MIDFAERIDRLADLLEATGQLSDPVWRQALHAVPRHLFVPPVAWAQGPDGSGRRIDLAADPDGWWEAAYADQPIITQADDGATDPGTGRGSASSSLSAPGIVTTFLELLDPFDGDRVLEIGTGTGWTAALLASRPGVQVTTIEVDAQIAERAAANLKATGRDVRVLVGDGAEGDPDGAPFDCVHVTCGVVTVPHAWVRQTRPGGVIVFPWMPWYEGGHQVRLTVGRDGTAIGRFHGGCAYMRLRSQRPPDDGGPQSEIQEGTAQVDPRRIFHASAGLDIAIAGLLPDLGASRVTTAEGDFKAWLWTTDCGAQITRERSGETTVLQYGPRALWSEVEDIFFRWLEWGRPGRDRFGITVTPKGQAIWLDAPDNTLRPAAEAT